In Bacillus sp. Cs-700, one genomic interval encodes:
- a CDS encoding fumarylacetoacetate hydrolase family protein: MKFVTFEVDGKRQAGIYKDSRIIGLHDASNGIIPADLMRIIIDYPQYQPLIGQCRNGDYALGDITLYAPLPRPTSIRDFYAFEEHVVTARGKRGLDVVPEWYEIPVFYFSNHLAVKGPKDVILRPKACEKLDYELEIACVIGKEGRNIKASQAKDYIFGFMIMNDWSARDLQAQEMKVGLGPAKGKDFATSFGPFLVTADEFSLDQGKLDLHMEAFVNGERYSSGNAKEMYYSFAELIEQASRNVTLYPGEVIGSGTVGSGCILEQSGREFLIPGDRVDLSIAHLGTLSNVVGEEDEHGLLSDDGRDTV; this comes from the coding sequence TTGAAGTTCGTTACTTTCGAAGTAGATGGGAAAAGACAGGCGGGTATTTACAAAGATTCACGTATTATCGGATTACATGACGCTTCTAACGGAATTATTCCAGCAGATCTCATGAGGATCATTATCGATTATCCTCAGTACCAACCGCTCATTGGGCAATGCCGCAATGGAGATTACGCGCTGGGGGATATCACGCTATATGCGCCTCTTCCTCGTCCAACGAGCATCAGAGATTTCTACGCCTTTGAAGAGCATGTGGTCACTGCAAGGGGGAAAAGAGGGCTTGATGTTGTGCCTGAGTGGTACGAGATTCCAGTTTTCTATTTTTCAAATCATCTTGCTGTGAAAGGGCCAAAAGATGTTATCCTGCGTCCCAAAGCATGTGAAAAGCTAGACTATGAACTAGAAATTGCCTGCGTCATTGGGAAAGAAGGGCGCAATATTAAAGCAAGTCAGGCGAAAGACTACATTTTTGGTTTTATGATCATGAATGACTGGAGCGCACGCGACCTGCAAGCACAAGAAATGAAAGTGGGCTTAGGGCCAGCAAAAGGAAAAGATTTTGCTACTTCTTTCGGTCCGTTTCTTGTTACGGCTGATGAGTTCTCTCTTGACCAAGGAAAGCTTGATTTGCATATGGAAGCGTTCGTTAATGGTGAGCGTTATTCCTCGGGAAATGCGAAAGAGATGTATTATTCATTTGCTGAGCTCATCGAACAGGCTTCGCGTAATGTGACCTTATATCCTGGTGAAGTAATCGGTTCAGGTACGGTTGGCAGCGGGTGTATTCTTGAACAATCGGGACGTGAATTCCTTATACCTGGTGACAGAGTTGATTTGTCTATTGCTCATCTAGGCACACTTTCAAATGTCGTTGGAGAGGAGGATGAACATGGTTTACTATCGGACGATGGGCGAGATACCGTCTAA
- a CDS encoding sodium:proton antiporter, translated as MMSSNQIIILLFIGYLVYTIDNKQKNFPAPLVLLLIGIGLSFLPFFSSVHITKDIIFEWFLPALLFISAYQFPFAHLKKHAGIIAALSTLGLLFSALLLGSLLYVLSGPFLSLSFVGALLIASILTPTDPVSVVTILKQASKDPKIADVVEGESMVNDGTSIVLFTVFAGMYLGGESFSISTFLYDFALVSIGGIAIGAIFSWFVCRAISFTHQRQYQVMLSIVLAYGSFYVAENLGVSGVLSVVAAGIMLSYELDGYIKESHYREYLNSFWEVVEPSILALIFLLIGIETTNYLDFDHWLFVGVVFLASIIVRFLVLAGIIKSFSAWRSEFNWKDISLVTWSGIRGTMSVALLLSLESEYGSGDSTLISLTFGAVLLSLIFQSVTIYPMSSYFEKKAR; from the coding sequence ATGATGAGCTCGAATCAAATCATAATTCTACTTTTTATCGGTTATTTAGTCTACACAATTGATAACAAACAAAAAAACTTCCCTGCCCCTCTCGTTTTATTGCTGATTGGAATCGGTCTTTCTTTTCTTCCATTCTTTAGTTCAGTACATATCACGAAAGACATTATCTTTGAATGGTTTCTTCCAGCACTACTTTTTATTTCCGCTTATCAATTTCCGTTTGCTCATCTTAAAAAGCACGCTGGCATTATCGCGGCATTAAGTACATTAGGCTTATTATTTAGTGCTCTTCTACTTGGAAGCTTACTTTATGTTTTAAGCGGACCATTCCTTTCCCTTTCGTTCGTGGGGGCGCTATTAATCGCATCAATCCTAACGCCTACCGATCCGGTGTCTGTGGTAACCATCTTAAAGCAGGCATCAAAAGATCCGAAAATAGCTGATGTAGTTGAAGGAGAATCAATGGTGAACGATGGCACCAGTATCGTGCTTTTCACTGTGTTTGCTGGCATGTACCTTGGTGGTGAGAGCTTTTCTATTAGTACGTTTCTTTATGACTTTGCTCTTGTTTCAATTGGAGGAATTGCGATTGGGGCCATATTTAGTTGGTTCGTGTGTCGGGCGATTTCGTTCACTCATCAGCGGCAATATCAAGTGATGTTAAGTATCGTTCTCGCTTACGGTAGTTTTTATGTGGCAGAAAACCTAGGTGTATCAGGCGTTCTCTCCGTTGTTGCAGCGGGAATTATGCTTTCATATGAATTGGACGGTTATATTAAAGAATCTCATTATCGAGAATACCTCAATAGCTTCTGGGAAGTCGTAGAGCCGAGTATTCTTGCCTTAATTTTTCTATTAATCGGTATTGAAACAACCAACTATCTAGACTTTGATCATTGGCTCTTTGTTGGGGTCGTTTTTCTGGCTTCGATTATTGTGAGGTTCCTTGTCCTTGCTGGAATTATCAAATCGTTCTCAGCATGGCGAAGTGAATTTAATTGGAAAGACATCTCCCTTGTTACATGGTCTGGCATTCGTGGAACGATGTCAGTGGCACTTCTTTTGAGTTTGGAATCAGAATATGGATCAGGTGATAGTACGCTCATCTCGCTCACTTTTGGTGCCGTACTGTTATCACTTATTTTTCAAAGCGTAACAATCTATCCCATGTCCAGCTATTTTGAGAAAAAGGCGAGATAA
- a CDS encoding flavin reductase family protein, which translates to MKVQPNTLAWKEAYKLLIGSVLPRPIAFVSTINKVGEVNLAPFSFFTGICADPMMVCFAPMRKAGEGDKKDTLLNIEESREFVINIVGEKIVEQMNECATPFPKGTDEFLESGLTKANSELVGPPRVEESDVQLECVLDQIVEFGDHEGSGSLVIGKVVMVHVRDALYRDGKIDTAMLQPVGRLAGQEYTRAVADTFTLIRKTSPDGKS; encoded by the coding sequence ATGAAAGTTCAACCTAATACATTAGCCTGGAAAGAGGCTTACAAATTATTAATTGGATCTGTCCTTCCTCGTCCAATTGCTTTCGTATCCACGATAAATAAAGTGGGTGAAGTGAATCTGGCGCCTTTTAGCTTTTTCACGGGCATATGCGCTGATCCTATGATGGTTTGTTTTGCGCCAATGCGAAAAGCGGGGGAAGGCGATAAAAAGGATACGCTCTTAAACATAGAGGAGTCCCGGGAATTTGTGATTAATATCGTTGGTGAAAAAATTGTTGAGCAAATGAACGAGTGTGCAACACCGTTTCCAAAAGGAACAGATGAGTTTCTTGAATCTGGACTTACAAAAGCTAACAGTGAGCTGGTTGGCCCTCCGAGAGTGGAAGAGAGTGACGTGCAGCTCGAATGTGTTCTTGATCAGATCGTAGAGTTCGGTGATCATGAAGGATCAGGTAGCCTTGTTATTGGCAAAGTAGTGATGGTGCACGTACGTGATGCATTATATCGGGATGGGAAGATAGATACAGCGATGCTCCAGCCGGTAGGACGACTCGCTGGTCAAGAGTATACGAGAGCGGTAGCAGATACCTTTACATTAATTCGAAAAACATCTCCTGATGGAAAGAGCTGA
- the hppD gene encoding 4-hydroxyphenylpyruvate dioxygenase gives MLNQNQQETADFFPVRDVDYLEIYVGNAKQASHYFCKAFGFKPVAYSGLETGDREKVSYVLQQNNIRLVLSGALSNDHPIAEFVKLHGDGVKDIALTVENVDSAYREAAERGAIELSPPKEYKDENGVVKMAVIGTYGDTIHTLVERKNYSGLFLPGYKKFEGTIPSKETGLLGIDHCVGNVESMEEWVSYYENVMGFKQMIHFDDEDISTEYSALMSKVMHNGGRIKFPINEPANGKRKSQIQEYLDYYNGPGVQHIAVLTNDIVDTVAKLRDGGVEFLETPDDYYDVLTERVGEIDEEISKLRELKILVDRDDEGYLLQIFTKPVVDRPTLFIEIIQRKGAKGFGEGNFKALFQAIEREQERRGNL, from the coding sequence ATGTTGAATCAAAATCAACAGGAAACGGCTGATTTTTTCCCGGTACGTGACGTCGATTATTTGGAGATTTATGTTGGAAATGCGAAACAGGCCAGTCATTATTTTTGTAAGGCGTTTGGATTTAAGCCCGTTGCTTATTCAGGTCTTGAGACAGGGGATCGTGAAAAGGTTTCTTACGTATTGCAACAGAATAATATCCGCCTTGTTTTATCAGGTGCCCTGTCGAATGATCATCCAATTGCAGAGTTTGTTAAATTGCACGGGGATGGCGTGAAAGATATTGCTCTTACTGTAGAAAATGTTGATAGCGCTTACAGAGAAGCTGCTGAGCGGGGGGCGATTGAGCTAAGCCCACCTAAAGAATACAAAGATGAGAACGGTGTTGTAAAAATGGCCGTTATCGGCACGTATGGTGATACGATTCATACGTTAGTTGAACGTAAAAACTACTCCGGACTTTTTCTACCAGGATACAAAAAGTTTGAAGGGACAATTCCATCGAAGGAAACAGGCTTGCTCGGCATTGACCACTGCGTTGGAAACGTAGAATCAATGGAAGAGTGGGTTTCTTATTATGAGAATGTGATGGGCTTTAAGCAAATGATACATTTCGATGATGAAGACATTAGCACAGAGTATTCTGCTTTAATGTCGAAAGTGATGCACAACGGGGGACGCATTAAATTCCCGATTAATGAGCCTGCAAATGGGAAAAGGAAATCGCAAATTCAAGAGTACCTTGATTATTATAATGGTCCTGGCGTTCAGCATATTGCCGTCTTAACGAATGATATTGTTGATACCGTTGCTAAACTTCGTGATGGTGGTGTTGAGTTTCTTGAAACGCCAGATGATTATTATGATGTGCTCACTGAGCGAGTAGGTGAGATTGATGAAGAGATTAGTAAACTTCGTGAGTTGAAAATATTAGTGGATCGTGATGATGAAGGGTATTTGTTGCAAATTTTCACAAAGCCTGTTGTCGATCGACCAACCTTATTTATTGAGATTATTCAACGTAAAGGTGCAAAAGGGTTTGGGGAAGGTAACTTCAAAGCATTATTCCAGGCGATTGAGCGAGAGCAGGAACGTAGAGGCAACTTATAG
- a CDS encoding homogentisate 1,2-dioxygenase translates to MNMVYYRTMGEIPSKRHTTFKREDGSLYREQVMGTKGFSGIQSILYHHHFPTAVTEATFIKKTTPEYEAESALRHRHFRTAQYDKKGDAVVERCYFLGNEDVILGVVNPTEPMDYFYRNGDGDELFFIHHGSGKIESMFGELSYKPGDYILIPIGTIYRVIPEGNDNRWLVIEASSAITTPRRYRNEYGQLMEHSPFCERDIDGPERLLSHDKKGSYEVVTKTRDGLHRHMFDHHPLDVVGWDGYLYPWKFNINDFEPITGRVHQPPPVHQTFEGHNFVVCSFVPRLYDYHPDAIPAPYFHSNVDSDEVLYYVEGNFMSRKGIEEASITLHPSGIPHGPHPGKIEASIGKKETLELAVMIDTFRPLKVIEQVQQYEDENYMKSWVTE, encoded by the coding sequence ATGAACATGGTTTACTATCGGACGATGGGCGAGATACCGTCTAAACGTCACACAACTTTTAAAAGAGAAGACGGTTCCTTATACCGTGAACAAGTGATGGGGACGAAGGGGTTTTCGGGGATCCAATCGATTTTGTACCATCACCATTTTCCAACAGCAGTAACGGAAGCAACTTTTATAAAAAAGACAACACCTGAGTATGAAGCAGAATCTGCGCTCCGTCATCGTCATTTCCGAACGGCACAATACGACAAAAAGGGCGATGCAGTTGTCGAGCGGTGTTATTTCCTGGGGAATGAGGATGTGATCCTCGGTGTCGTAAACCCAACAGAACCGATGGACTATTTTTACCGAAATGGTGACGGAGATGAGCTTTTCTTTATCCACCATGGGTCAGGGAAGATTGAGTCGATGTTTGGGGAGCTCTCTTATAAGCCCGGCGACTACATCTTAATACCGATTGGAACGATATACCGGGTTATCCCAGAAGGAAATGACAATCGTTGGCTCGTTATAGAAGCAAGTAGCGCGATTACGACACCGAGAAGATACCGAAATGAATACGGTCAGCTGATGGAACATAGTCCTTTCTGCGAACGTGACATTGATGGTCCTGAACGCCTTCTATCGCATGATAAAAAAGGTTCGTATGAAGTAGTGACGAAAACACGTGATGGATTGCATCGTCATATGTTCGATCATCATCCGCTTGACGTTGTTGGCTGGGATGGCTACCTCTATCCATGGAAGTTCAACATTAATGATTTTGAACCGATTACAGGGCGAGTGCACCAGCCGCCGCCAGTCCATCAAACCTTTGAAGGTCATAACTTTGTCGTATGCTCCTTCGTACCAAGGCTTTATGACTATCATCCAGATGCTATTCCAGCACCATATTTTCATAGCAATGTTGATAGTGATGAAGTGCTTTACTATGTAGAAGGAAACTTCATGAGCCGAAAAGGCATCGAGGAAGCTTCGATTACGCTTCATCCTTCAGGCATTCCACACGGGCCACATCCGGGGAAAATTGAGGCAAGCATCGGCAAAAAAGAAACGCTCGAGCTTGCCGTGATGATCGATACGTTCCGGCCGCTTAAAGTCATCGAACAGGTGCAGCAGTATGAAGATGAAAATTATATGAAGAGCTGGGTTACGGAATAA
- a CDS encoding deoxynucleoside kinase, with product MNQTPFIAVEGPIGVGKTSLSRAIAAHYQFELFQEIVEENPFLGKFYDNIEEWSFQTEMFFLSHRYKQLEEMEKQHLSKKLPVISDYHIFKNKIFAQQTLSDQHFSKYMKIYDILTEGMPEPNVIIYLNASLETLLNRISQRGRQIEKSIDPAYLERLSSDYERFMYEFEAQHPDIPVLRFNGDEMDFVSNQEDLHAIFQSLEKTLKEGDPVK from the coding sequence ATGAATCAGACCCCATTTATTGCCGTCGAAGGCCCCATCGGAGTTGGAAAGACCTCCCTATCTCGAGCTATTGCTGCTCATTATCAATTTGAACTTTTTCAAGAAATCGTAGAAGAGAATCCGTTTCTAGGGAAGTTTTACGACAACATTGAAGAGTGGAGCTTCCAAACCGAGATGTTTTTTCTCAGCCATCGATACAAGCAATTAGAAGAAATGGAGAAGCAACATTTATCAAAGAAGCTTCCGGTTATTTCTGATTACCACATTTTTAAAAATAAGATTTTTGCGCAACAAACACTTAGTGACCAACACTTTTCTAAATATATGAAGATCTATGACATTCTAACCGAGGGAATGCCTGAACCCAACGTCATTATTTATTTAAATGCTAGCCTTGAAACGCTGCTTAATCGAATTTCTCAAAGAGGCAGACAAATCGAAAAAAGCATCGATCCTGCTTACCTTGAACGTCTTTCATCTGATTATGAACGGTTTATGTATGAATTTGAAGCACAGCACCCAGATATCCCTGTGCTCCGTTTCAATGGTGATGAGATGGATTTTGTGTCCAATCAAGAAGATTTGCACGCCATCTTCCAATCCCTCGAAAAAACATTGAAAGAAGGAGACCCTGTTAAATGA
- a CDS encoding deoxynucleoside kinase — MNLREKYNIPQDAVITIAGTVGVGKSTITSSLANALQFRTSLEKVDNNPYLEKFYNDFSRWSFHLQIYFLAERFKEQKRMFEYGGGFVQDRSIYEDTGIFAKMHYEKGTMSSVDYDTYTNLFQSMVMTPFFPHPDLMIYLEGSFDDVVDRIKERGRPMEQQTPTAYWEEMYERYTNWIDSFNACPILRLNINEYDLVNDPSSVELILKRIDQKFQQIPSLNR, encoded by the coding sequence ATGAACCTAAGAGAAAAATACAACATCCCACAGGACGCCGTCATTACAATTGCCGGGACGGTAGGTGTTGGGAAGTCAACGATTACAAGCTCACTTGCAAATGCTTTGCAATTTCGAACTTCTCTTGAAAAAGTGGATAACAATCCATATTTAGAGAAATTCTACAATGACTTCTCTCGTTGGAGCTTTCATCTGCAAATTTATTTCCTGGCAGAACGCTTCAAAGAACAGAAGAGAATGTTTGAATATGGTGGCGGCTTCGTTCAAGACCGTTCTATTTATGAAGATACAGGCATTTTCGCAAAAATGCACTATGAAAAAGGGACGATGTCGAGTGTTGACTATGACACCTACACAAACCTTTTCCAATCAATGGTGATGACGCCTTTCTTCCCACATCCAGATCTCATGATTTACCTTGAAGGTTCCTTTGACGACGTCGTGGATCGCATTAAAGAGCGAGGCCGTCCGATGGAGCAACAAACGCCAACTGCTTATTGGGAAGAAATGTACGAACGCTACACGAACTGGATCGACAGCTTCAATGCTTGTCCTATTCTTCGCTTGAATATCAATGAATATGACCTTGTGAATGATCCTTCTTC